From a single Sediminibacterium sp. KACHI17 genomic region:
- a CDS encoding HAD family phosphatase, which yields MLHTAKAFLFDLNGTMIDDMHYHKQVWFDVLTKDLGANLTWDEVAHQMYGKNTELLIRIFGPDRFTAEEMDHISIEKEKKYQALYRPELKGIAGLETFLETAKQKGVKMGIGSAAILFNIDFAIDGLNIRHYFDSVIGAEHVKDSKPDPETYLKGAGELGVDPADCIVFEDAPKGVEAAYNAGMKCVVLTTMHEKEEFHKYTNIITYTKSYTDLLPMLNK from the coding sequence ATGTTACATACTGCCAAAGCCTTTCTTTTTGATTTGAATGGAACCATGATTGATGATATGCATTATCACAAACAAGTATGGTTTGATGTTTTGACCAAAGATCTGGGTGCTAATTTAACTTGGGATGAAGTAGCACATCAGATGTATGGAAAGAATACAGAATTACTGATTCGCATTTTTGGTCCAGATCGTTTCACTGCTGAAGAAATGGATCATATATCTATAGAAAAAGAAAAAAAATACCAGGCACTGTATAGACCTGAATTAAAAGGCATTGCAGGACTAGAAACATTTCTGGAAACGGCCAAGCAGAAAGGAGTTAAGATGGGTATCGGTTCTGCTGCGATACTATTCAATATTGATTTTGCAATTGATGGTCTCAATATCAGGCACTATTTTGATTCTGTGATCGGGGCAGAACATGTAAAAGACAGTAAGCCTGATCCCGAAACCTATCTAAAGGGTGCTGGTGAATTGGGGGTAGATCCGGCAGATTGTATTGTTTTTGAAGATGCTCCCAAAGGCGTGGAAGCAGCCTATAATGCAGGGATGAAATGTGTCGTATTAACTACGATGCATGAGAAAGAGGAGTTTCATAAGTATACTAATATCATTACTTACACTAAAAGTTACACTGATCTACTTCCAATGTTAAATAAGTAG